A region from the Bacillota bacterium genome encodes:
- the pstB gene encoding phosphate ABC transporter ATP-binding protein — protein sequence MNVKLLVEEFSAWYGKNQAVKDVTLPVPLHQVTAIIGPSGCGKSTLIRCLNRLHELLPGTRTKGKVMLDGQDIYSDNMDLAELRHRIGMVFQKPNPFSTMSIFNNVAAGVRVNGLRPGPRMEDIVEKSLRMAALWDEVKDRLHESPYNLSGGQQQRLCIARALAVEPEVLLMDEPCSALDPASTLKVEELIADLKSRYTILMVTHNMQQAARVAEYTAFFLNGQMIEYGLTTEIFTNPKDKRTEDYISGRFG from the coding sequence ATGAACGTAAAGTTGCTTGTAGAGGAATTTAGCGCCTGGTATGGTAAGAATCAAGCAGTGAAAGACGTGACGTTGCCGGTGCCCCTTCACCAGGTTACCGCGATCATCGGCCCGTCAGGGTGCGGCAAGTCCACCCTGATCCGCTGCCTCAATCGCCTCCACGAACTGCTTCCGGGAACCCGCACAAAGGGCAAGGTAATGCTGGATGGCCAGGATATTTACAGTGATAATATGGACCTGGCCGAACTCCGCCACAGGATAGGGATGGTGTTTCAGAAGCCCAACCCCTTTTCGACGATGTCCATCTTCAACAATGTAGCCGCAGGGGTGCGGGTAAACGGGCTGAGGCCGGGTCCAAGGATGGAGGATATAGTGGAGAAAAGCCTGCGAATGGCGGCGTTATGGGACGAGGTTAAGGACCGGCTTCACGAAAGTCCCTACAATCTATCCGGAGGCCAGCAGCAGCGGCTATGCATTGCCCGTGCCCTGGCAGTGGAGCCGGAGGTGCTGCTGATGGACGAACCGTGTTCTGCCCTGGATCCGGCCTCCACCCTGAAGGTCGAGGAGCTCATCGCCGACCTGAAGTCCAGGTACACCATCCTGATGGTTACGCATAACATGCAGCAGGCGGCCCGGGTCGCGGAGTATACCGCATTCTTCTTGAATGGACAGATGATTGAGTACGGCCTCACCACGGAGATATTCACCAACCCCAAAGATAAGAGGACCGAGGATTATATCAGCGGGCGCTTCGGATAA
- the pstA gene encoding phosphate ABC transporter permease PstA — MASGQGAPGGDQGVRIGRNQRRRIVDRTMGVLSVLATVVALIPLASILIYVSAKGLSAISWDFFTKLPKPVGEPGGGMANAIVGTMILVGLASAMGIPIGILAGIYLAEFGRGRLAWTVRFICDVMTGIPSIIVGIAVYGTIVVAMKRYSAIAGGVALAIIMLPLVTRTTEEMLKLVPNSLREASLALGAPQWRTVVSVVLRSAAGGIITGVMLAVARIAGETAPLLFTALSSRYWHTGLDQRIASLPVYIYTYATTPYEDLHRLAWGAALVLLALVLVTSMAARVAGRRASGGNRG; from the coding sequence ATGGCGAGTGGCCAGGGTGCCCCAGGGGGTGACCAGGGAGTGAGAATAGGGCGCAATCAGCGGAGAAGGATAGTCGACCGGACCATGGGGGTCCTGTCGGTGCTTGCTACAGTGGTGGCGCTTATCCCGCTTGCGAGCATTTTAATCTATGTTTCTGCCAAGGGATTGTCCGCCATTAGCTGGGATTTTTTCACCAAGCTCCCAAAGCCGGTGGGGGAACCCGGGGGCGGGATGGCTAACGCAATTGTTGGGACCATGATCCTCGTAGGCCTGGCATCGGCCATGGGCATCCCTATAGGGATCCTGGCAGGCATCTATCTGGCCGAGTTTGGTCGGGGCCGTTTGGCCTGGACCGTGAGATTTATCTGCGATGTGATGACCGGGATCCCCTCCATCATCGTTGGGATAGCGGTTTACGGTACCATTGTCGTGGCCATGAAGCGTTATTCCGCCATCGCCGGAGGGGTGGCCCTGGCGATTATCATGCTTCCCCTGGTGACCAGGACCACCGAGGAAATGTTGAAGCTGGTACCTAATAGCCTCCGGGAGGCCTCGCTGGCGCTGGGCGCGCCCCAGTGGCGAACCGTCGTTAGCGTGGTGCTGCGCAGCGCGGCCGGCGGGATCATTACAGGTGTTATGCTGGCGGTGGCCAGGATCGCCGGGGAAACCGCGCCGTTACTCTTTACCGCCCTCAGCAGCCGCTACTGGCACACCGGGCTTGACCAGCGTATAGCCTCCCTTCCGGTATACATTTACACCTATGCCACCACGCCTTATGAGGACCTGCACCGGTTGGCCTGGGGTGCAGCTCTGGTGCTGCTGGCCTTGGTTCTGGTTACAAGCATGGCTGCCCGGGTGGCGGGTAGGCGAGCCAGCGGGGGGAATAGGGGATGA